The following proteins are co-located in the Castor canadensis chromosome 5, mCasCan1.hap1v2, whole genome shotgun sequence genome:
- the Pde9a gene encoding high affinity cGMP-specific 3',5'-cyclic phosphodiesterase 9A isoform X2: protein MFSLGTCLELALSRLLPPIKWAPRDSTPYLETPSLPAFYTCAQCPENTGLGGSAKEPLRASQEGKGKTPERPCWVAHRRPNDLSEREELIQGVLAQVAEQFSRAFKINELKAEVTNHLAALEKRVELEGLKVVEIEKCKSDIKKMREELAARNNRTSCPCKYSFLDNKKLTPWRDVPTYPKYLLSPETMEALRKPTFDVWLWEPNEMLSCLEHMYHDLGLVRDFSINAITLRRWLLCVHDNYRDNPFHNFRHCFCVAQMMYSMVWLCGLQEKLSQMDVLVLMTAAICHDLDHPGYNNTYQINARTELAVRYNDISPLENHHCAVAFQILAQPECNIFSNVSSESFKQIRQGMITLILATDMARHAEILDSFKEKMESFDYSNQEHMTLLKMILIKCCDISNEVRPMEVAEPWVDCLLEEYFMQSDREKSEGLPVAPFMDRDKVTKATAQIGFIKFVLIPMFEMVTKLFPTVEELMLQPLWESRDRYEELKQLDDAMKEKKTECTEKSREQSRDAKKSEGHASPN, encoded by the exons ATGTTTTCACTTGGGACATGCCTTGAACTTGCTTTGTCACGGTTATTGCCCCCCATAAAATGGGCACCAAGGGATAGCACCCCATATTTAGAGACCCCAAGCCTGCCTGCTTTCTATACCTGTGCCCAGTGCCCAGAGAACACAGGCCTAGGAGGCTCTGCCAAGGAACCACTGAGAGCAAGCCAGGAAGGCAAAGGGAAAACCCCAGAGAGGCCCTGCTGGGTGGCTCACCGGAGGCCAAATGACCTTTCAG AGAGAGAAGAACTAATCCAGGGTGTGCTGGCCCAGGTGGCAGAGCAGTTCTCCAG AGCgtttaaaatcaatgaactgaAAGCTGAAGTTACAAATCACCTGGCGGCACTGGAGAAGCGGGTAGAGT TGGAAGGACTTAAAGTAGTGGAGATCGAGAAATGCAAGAGTGACATTAAGAAGATGAGGGAGGAACTGGCAGCCAGAAACAACAG GACCAGCTGCCCCTGTAAGTACAGCTTTTTGGATAACAAGAAACTCACCCCTTGGCGCGATGTCCCCACGTATCCCAAG TACCTGCTCTCTCCGGAGACCATGGAAGCCCTGCGGAAGCCCACCTTTGATGTCTGGCTTTGGGAGCCCAACGAG ATGCTGAGCTGTTTGGAGCACATGTACCATGACCTAGGCCTGGTCAGAGACTTCAGCATCAACGCCATCACACTCCGGCGGTGGCTG CTCTGCGTGCACGACAATTACCGGGACAACCCGTTCCACAACTTCCGGCACTGCTTCTGCGTGGCACAGATGATGTACAGCATGGTCTGGCTCTGTGGGCTGCAG GAGAAACTCTCCCAAATGGACGTCTTGGTCCTGATGACTGCGGCCATCTGCCACGACCTGGACCATCCAGGATACAACAACAC GTACCAGATCAATGCCCGCACAGAGCTGGCTGTGCGTTACAATGACATCTCTCCCCTTGAGAACCACCACTGTGCCGTGGCCTTCCAGATCCTGGCACAGCCCGAGTGCAACATCTTCTCCAACGTGTCATCTGAGAGCTTCAAGCAGATCCGGCAG GGAATGATCACTTTGATCCTGGCCACTGACATGGCAAGACATGCAGAGATCCTGGACTctttcaaagagaaaatggagAGTTTTGACTACAGCAACCAGGAGCACATGACCCTG CTGAAGATGATTTTGATAAAATGCTGCGACATCTCTAATGAGGTCCGCCCCATGGAGGTCGCAGAACCTTGGGTGGACTGTCTGTTAGAAGAATATTTTATGCAG AGCGACCGTGAGAAGTCAGAAGGCCTCCCTGTGGCCCCATTCATGGACAGAGACAAAGTGACCAAAGCCACAGCCCAAATTGGGTTCATCAAGTTTGTCCTGATCCCAATGTTTGAAATGGTGACCAAG CTTTTCCCCACAGTTGAGGAACTCATGCTGCAGCCGCTCTGGGAGTCGAGAGATCGCTATGAGGAGCTGAAGCAGCTAGACGATGCCATGAAAGAG AAGAAAACGGAGTGCACCGAAAAGTCCAGAGAACAGAGCAGAGATGCAAAAAAAAGTGAAGGTCATGCTTCTCCAAATTGA
- the Pde9a gene encoding high affinity cGMP-specific 3',5'-cyclic phosphodiesterase 9A isoform X1: MFSLGTCLELALSRLLPPIKWAPRDSTPYLETPSLPAFYTCAQCPENTGLGGSAKEPLRASQEGKGKTPERPCWVAHRRPNDLSEREELIQGVLAQVAEQFSRAFKINELKAEVTNHLAALEKRVELEGLKVVEIEKCKSDIKKMREELAARNNRTSCPCKYSFLDNKKLTPWRDVPTYPKYLLSPETMEALRKPTFDVWLWEPNEMLSCLEHMYHDLGLVRDFSINAITLRRWLLCVHDNYRDNPFHNFRHCFCVAQMMYSMVWLCGLQEKLSQMDVLVLMTAAICHDLDHPGYNNTYQINARTELAVRYNDISPLENHHCAVAFQILAQPECNIFSNVSSESFKQIRQGMITLILATDMARHAEILDSFKEKMESFDYSNQEHMTLLKMILIKCCDISNEVRPMEVAEPWVDCLLEEYFMQSDREKSEGLPVAPFMDRDKVTKATAQIGFIKFVLIPMFEMVTKLFPTVEELMLQPLWESRDRYEELKQLDDAMKELQKKTECTEKSREQSRDAKKSEGHASPN; encoded by the exons ATGTTTTCACTTGGGACATGCCTTGAACTTGCTTTGTCACGGTTATTGCCCCCCATAAAATGGGCACCAAGGGATAGCACCCCATATTTAGAGACCCCAAGCCTGCCTGCTTTCTATACCTGTGCCCAGTGCCCAGAGAACACAGGCCTAGGAGGCTCTGCCAAGGAACCACTGAGAGCAAGCCAGGAAGGCAAAGGGAAAACCCCAGAGAGGCCCTGCTGGGTGGCTCACCGGAGGCCAAATGACCTTTCAG AGAGAGAAGAACTAATCCAGGGTGTGCTGGCCCAGGTGGCAGAGCAGTTCTCCAG AGCgtttaaaatcaatgaactgaAAGCTGAAGTTACAAATCACCTGGCGGCACTGGAGAAGCGGGTAGAGT TGGAAGGACTTAAAGTAGTGGAGATCGAGAAATGCAAGAGTGACATTAAGAAGATGAGGGAGGAACTGGCAGCCAGAAACAACAG GACCAGCTGCCCCTGTAAGTACAGCTTTTTGGATAACAAGAAACTCACCCCTTGGCGCGATGTCCCCACGTATCCCAAG TACCTGCTCTCTCCGGAGACCATGGAAGCCCTGCGGAAGCCCACCTTTGATGTCTGGCTTTGGGAGCCCAACGAG ATGCTGAGCTGTTTGGAGCACATGTACCATGACCTAGGCCTGGTCAGAGACTTCAGCATCAACGCCATCACACTCCGGCGGTGGCTG CTCTGCGTGCACGACAATTACCGGGACAACCCGTTCCACAACTTCCGGCACTGCTTCTGCGTGGCACAGATGATGTACAGCATGGTCTGGCTCTGTGGGCTGCAG GAGAAACTCTCCCAAATGGACGTCTTGGTCCTGATGACTGCGGCCATCTGCCACGACCTGGACCATCCAGGATACAACAACAC GTACCAGATCAATGCCCGCACAGAGCTGGCTGTGCGTTACAATGACATCTCTCCCCTTGAGAACCACCACTGTGCCGTGGCCTTCCAGATCCTGGCACAGCCCGAGTGCAACATCTTCTCCAACGTGTCATCTGAGAGCTTCAAGCAGATCCGGCAG GGAATGATCACTTTGATCCTGGCCACTGACATGGCAAGACATGCAGAGATCCTGGACTctttcaaagagaaaatggagAGTTTTGACTACAGCAACCAGGAGCACATGACCCTG CTGAAGATGATTTTGATAAAATGCTGCGACATCTCTAATGAGGTCCGCCCCATGGAGGTCGCAGAACCTTGGGTGGACTGTCTGTTAGAAGAATATTTTATGCAG AGCGACCGTGAGAAGTCAGAAGGCCTCCCTGTGGCCCCATTCATGGACAGAGACAAAGTGACCAAAGCCACAGCCCAAATTGGGTTCATCAAGTTTGTCCTGATCCCAATGTTTGAAATGGTGACCAAG CTTTTCCCCACAGTTGAGGAACTCATGCTGCAGCCGCTCTGGGAGTCGAGAGATCGCTATGAGGAGCTGAAGCAGCTAGACGATGCCATGAAAGAG TTACAGAAGAAAACGGAGTGCACCGAAAAGTCCAGAGAACAGAGCAGAGATGCAAAAAAAAGTGAAGGTCATGCTTCTCCAAATTGA
- the Pde9a gene encoding high affinity cGMP-specific 3',5'-cyclic phosphodiesterase 9A isoform X10 has translation MTSINSELSLTAPALDAPRLAGWRAAAGGQERARPSGIGEREELIQGVLAQVAEQFSRAFKINELKAEVTNHLAALEKRVELEGLKVVEIEKCKSDIKKMREELAARNNRTSCPCKYSFLDNKKLTPWRDVPTYPKYLLSPETMEALRKPTFDVWLWEPNEMLSCLEHMYHDLGLVRDFSINAITLRRWLLCVHDNYRDNPFHNFRHCFCVAQMMYSMVWLCGLQEKLSQMDVLVLMTAAICHDLDHPGYNNTYQINARTELAVRYNDISPLENHHCAVAFQILAQPECNIFSNVSSESFKQIRQGMITLILATDMARHAEILDSFKEKMESFDYSNQEHMTLLKMILIKCCDISNEVRPMEVAEPWVDCLLEEYFMQSDREKSEGLPVAPFMDRDKVTKATAQIGFIKFVLIPMFEMVTKLFPTVEELMLQPLWESRDRYEELKQLDDAMKELQKKTECTEKSREQSRDAKKSEGHASPN, from the exons ATGACATCCATAAACAGTGAACTATCATTGACTGCCCCGGCCTTAGACGCTCCTCGACTGGCTGGCTGGAGGGCAGCTGCGGGGGGCCAGGAGAGAGCCCGCCCGAGTGGGATAGGAG AGAGAGAAGAACTAATCCAGGGTGTGCTGGCCCAGGTGGCAGAGCAGTTCTCCAG AGCgtttaaaatcaatgaactgaAAGCTGAAGTTACAAATCACCTGGCGGCACTGGAGAAGCGGGTAGAGT TGGAAGGACTTAAAGTAGTGGAGATCGAGAAATGCAAGAGTGACATTAAGAAGATGAGGGAGGAACTGGCAGCCAGAAACAACAG GACCAGCTGCCCCTGTAAGTACAGCTTTTTGGATAACAAGAAACTCACCCCTTGGCGCGATGTCCCCACGTATCCCAAG TACCTGCTCTCTCCGGAGACCATGGAAGCCCTGCGGAAGCCCACCTTTGATGTCTGGCTTTGGGAGCCCAACGAG ATGCTGAGCTGTTTGGAGCACATGTACCATGACCTAGGCCTGGTCAGAGACTTCAGCATCAACGCCATCACACTCCGGCGGTGGCTG CTCTGCGTGCACGACAATTACCGGGACAACCCGTTCCACAACTTCCGGCACTGCTTCTGCGTGGCACAGATGATGTACAGCATGGTCTGGCTCTGTGGGCTGCAG GAGAAACTCTCCCAAATGGACGTCTTGGTCCTGATGACTGCGGCCATCTGCCACGACCTGGACCATCCAGGATACAACAACAC GTACCAGATCAATGCCCGCACAGAGCTGGCTGTGCGTTACAATGACATCTCTCCCCTTGAGAACCACCACTGTGCCGTGGCCTTCCAGATCCTGGCACAGCCCGAGTGCAACATCTTCTCCAACGTGTCATCTGAGAGCTTCAAGCAGATCCGGCAG GGAATGATCACTTTGATCCTGGCCACTGACATGGCAAGACATGCAGAGATCCTGGACTctttcaaagagaaaatggagAGTTTTGACTACAGCAACCAGGAGCACATGACCCTG CTGAAGATGATTTTGATAAAATGCTGCGACATCTCTAATGAGGTCCGCCCCATGGAGGTCGCAGAACCTTGGGTGGACTGTCTGTTAGAAGAATATTTTATGCAG AGCGACCGTGAGAAGTCAGAAGGCCTCCCTGTGGCCCCATTCATGGACAGAGACAAAGTGACCAAAGCCACAGCCCAAATTGGGTTCATCAAGTTTGTCCTGATCCCAATGTTTGAAATGGTGACCAAG CTTTTCCCCACAGTTGAGGAACTCATGCTGCAGCCGCTCTGGGAGTCGAGAGATCGCTATGAGGAGCTGAAGCAGCTAGACGATGCCATGAAAGAG TTACAGAAGAAAACGGAGTGCACCGAAAAGTCCAGAGAACAGAGCAGAGATGCAAAAAAAAGTGAAGGTCATGCTTCTCCAAATTGA
- the Pde9a gene encoding high affinity cGMP-specific 3',5'-cyclic phosphodiesterase 9A isoform X5, with amino-acid sequence MGRSLLHPPASSAGCHENSMFSLGTCLELALSRLLPPIKWAPRDSTPYLETPSLPAFYTCAQCPENTGLGGSAKEPLRASQEGKGKTPERPCWVAHRRPNDLSEREELIQGVLAQVAEQFSRAFKINELKAEVTNHLAALEKRVELEGLKVVEIEKCKSDIKKMREELAARNNRTSCPCKYSFLDNKKLTPWRDVPTYPKYLLSPETMEALRKPTFDVWLWEPNEMLSCLEHMYHDLGLVRDFSINAITLRRWLLCVHDNYRDNPFHNFRHCFCVAQMMYSMVWLCGLQEKLSQMDVLVLMTAAICHDLDHPGYNNTYQINARTELAVRYNDISPLENHHCAVAFQILAQPECNIFSNVSSESFKQIRQGMITLILATDMARHAEILDSFKEKMESFDYSNQEHMTLSVPSLRWKAERDAVIHVLRDTFQDLQWMQPWGAPTPLYTMFSPLHSFL; translated from the exons ATGGGGAGAAGCCTGCTCCACCCACCTGCTTCCTCTGCAGGCTGTCATGAGAACAGCATGTTTTCACTTGGGACATGCCTTGAACTTGCTTTGTCACGGTTATTGCCCCCCATAAAATGGGCACCAAGGGATAGCACCCCATATTTAGAGACCCCAAGCCTGCCTGCTTTCTATACCTGTGCCCAGTGCCCAGAGAACACAGGCCTAGGAGGCTCTGCCAAGGAACCACTGAGAGCAAGCCAGGAAGGCAAAGGGAAAACCCCAGAGAGGCCCTGCTGGGTGGCTCACCGGAGGCCAAATGACCTTTCAG AGAGAGAAGAACTAATCCAGGGTGTGCTGGCCCAGGTGGCAGAGCAGTTCTCCAG AGCgtttaaaatcaatgaactgaAAGCTGAAGTTACAAATCACCTGGCGGCACTGGAGAAGCGGGTAGAGT TGGAAGGACTTAAAGTAGTGGAGATCGAGAAATGCAAGAGTGACATTAAGAAGATGAGGGAGGAACTGGCAGCCAGAAACAACAG GACCAGCTGCCCCTGTAAGTACAGCTTTTTGGATAACAAGAAACTCACCCCTTGGCGCGATGTCCCCACGTATCCCAAG TACCTGCTCTCTCCGGAGACCATGGAAGCCCTGCGGAAGCCCACCTTTGATGTCTGGCTTTGGGAGCCCAACGAG ATGCTGAGCTGTTTGGAGCACATGTACCATGACCTAGGCCTGGTCAGAGACTTCAGCATCAACGCCATCACACTCCGGCGGTGGCTG CTCTGCGTGCACGACAATTACCGGGACAACCCGTTCCACAACTTCCGGCACTGCTTCTGCGTGGCACAGATGATGTACAGCATGGTCTGGCTCTGTGGGCTGCAG GAGAAACTCTCCCAAATGGACGTCTTGGTCCTGATGACTGCGGCCATCTGCCACGACCTGGACCATCCAGGATACAACAACAC GTACCAGATCAATGCCCGCACAGAGCTGGCTGTGCGTTACAATGACATCTCTCCCCTTGAGAACCACCACTGTGCCGTGGCCTTCCAGATCCTGGCACAGCCCGAGTGCAACATCTTCTCCAACGTGTCATCTGAGAGCTTCAAGCAGATCCGGCAG GGAATGATCACTTTGATCCTGGCCACTGACATGGCAAGACATGCAGAGATCCTGGACTctttcaaagagaaaatggagAGTTTTGACTACAGCAACCAGGAGCACATGACCCTG AGCGTCCCTTCACTGAgatggaaagcagagagagacGCCGTCATCCACGTCCTCAGGGATACGTTCCAGGACCTTCAGTGGATGCAACCGTGGGGAGCTCCAACCCCTCTGTACACCATGTTTTCTCCTCTACACTCATtcttatga
- the Pde9a gene encoding high affinity cGMP-specific 3',5'-cyclic phosphodiesterase 9A isoform X6: MGRSLLHPPASSAGCHENSMFSLGTCLELALSRLLPPIKWAPRDSTPYLETPSLPAFYTCAQCPENTGLGGSAKEPLRASQEGKGKTPERPCWVAHRRPNDLSEREELIQGVLAQVAEQFSRAFKINELKAEVTNHLAALEKRVELEGLKVVEIEKCKSDIKKMREELAARNNRTSCPCKYSFLDNKKLTPWRDVPTYPKYLLSPETMEALRKPTFDVWLWEPNEMLSCLEHMYHDLGLVRDFSINAITLRRWLLCVHDNYRDNPFHNFRHCFCVAQMMYSMVWLCGLQEKLSQMDVLVLMTAAICHDLDHPGYNNTYQINARTELAVRYNDISPLENHHCAVAFQILAQPECNIFSNVSSESFKQIRQGMITLILATDMARHAEILDSFKEKMESFDYSNQEHMTLRCTGRKDLLVHTCAMEGCVCLPRASLH, encoded by the exons ATGGGGAGAAGCCTGCTCCACCCACCTGCTTCCTCTGCAGGCTGTCATGAGAACAGCATGTTTTCACTTGGGACATGCCTTGAACTTGCTTTGTCACGGTTATTGCCCCCCATAAAATGGGCACCAAGGGATAGCACCCCATATTTAGAGACCCCAAGCCTGCCTGCTTTCTATACCTGTGCCCAGTGCCCAGAGAACACAGGCCTAGGAGGCTCTGCCAAGGAACCACTGAGAGCAAGCCAGGAAGGCAAAGGGAAAACCCCAGAGAGGCCCTGCTGGGTGGCTCACCGGAGGCCAAATGACCTTTCAG AGAGAGAAGAACTAATCCAGGGTGTGCTGGCCCAGGTGGCAGAGCAGTTCTCCAG AGCgtttaaaatcaatgaactgaAAGCTGAAGTTACAAATCACCTGGCGGCACTGGAGAAGCGGGTAGAGT TGGAAGGACTTAAAGTAGTGGAGATCGAGAAATGCAAGAGTGACATTAAGAAGATGAGGGAGGAACTGGCAGCCAGAAACAACAG GACCAGCTGCCCCTGTAAGTACAGCTTTTTGGATAACAAGAAACTCACCCCTTGGCGCGATGTCCCCACGTATCCCAAG TACCTGCTCTCTCCGGAGACCATGGAAGCCCTGCGGAAGCCCACCTTTGATGTCTGGCTTTGGGAGCCCAACGAG ATGCTGAGCTGTTTGGAGCACATGTACCATGACCTAGGCCTGGTCAGAGACTTCAGCATCAACGCCATCACACTCCGGCGGTGGCTG CTCTGCGTGCACGACAATTACCGGGACAACCCGTTCCACAACTTCCGGCACTGCTTCTGCGTGGCACAGATGATGTACAGCATGGTCTGGCTCTGTGGGCTGCAG GAGAAACTCTCCCAAATGGACGTCTTGGTCCTGATGACTGCGGCCATCTGCCACGACCTGGACCATCCAGGATACAACAACAC GTACCAGATCAATGCCCGCACAGAGCTGGCTGTGCGTTACAATGACATCTCTCCCCTTGAGAACCACCACTGTGCCGTGGCCTTCCAGATCCTGGCACAGCCCGAGTGCAACATCTTCTCCAACGTGTCATCTGAGAGCTTCAAGCAGATCCGGCAG GGAATGATCACTTTGATCCTGGCCACTGACATGGCAAGACATGCAGAGATCCTGGACTctttcaaagagaaaatggagAGTTTTGACTACAGCAACCAGGAGCACATGACCCTG AGATGCACAGGAAGAAAAGACCTCCTGGTTCACACATGCGCAATGGAAGGGTGCGTGTGTCTCCCCAGAGCGTCCCTTCACTGA
- the Pde9a gene encoding high affinity cGMP-specific 3',5'-cyclic phosphodiesterase 9A isoform X7 encodes MGRSLLHPPASSAGCHENSMFSLGTCLELALSRLLPPIKWAPRDSTPYLETPSLPAFYTCAQCPENTGLGGSAKEPLRASQEGKGKTPERPCWVAHRRPNDLSEREELIQGVLAQVAEQFSRAFKINELKAEVTNHLAALEKRVELEGLKVVEIEKCKSDIKKMREELAARNNRTSCPCKYSFLDNKKLTPWRDVPTYPKYLLSPETMEALRKPTFDVWLWEPNEMLSCLEHMYHDLGLVRDFSINAITLRRWLLCVHDNYRDNPFHNFRHCFCVAQMMYSMVWLCGLQEKLSQMDVLVLMTAAICHDLDHPGYNNTYQINARTELAVRYNDISPLENHHCAVAFQILAQPECNIFSNVSSESFKQIRQGMITLILATDMARHAEILDSFKEKMESFDYSNQEHMTLCQYSCCQSGVMGRSSRSS; translated from the exons ATGGGGAGAAGCCTGCTCCACCCACCTGCTTCCTCTGCAGGCTGTCATGAGAACAGCATGTTTTCACTTGGGACATGCCTTGAACTTGCTTTGTCACGGTTATTGCCCCCCATAAAATGGGCACCAAGGGATAGCACCCCATATTTAGAGACCCCAAGCCTGCCTGCTTTCTATACCTGTGCCCAGTGCCCAGAGAACACAGGCCTAGGAGGCTCTGCCAAGGAACCACTGAGAGCAAGCCAGGAAGGCAAAGGGAAAACCCCAGAGAGGCCCTGCTGGGTGGCTCACCGGAGGCCAAATGACCTTTCAG AGAGAGAAGAACTAATCCAGGGTGTGCTGGCCCAGGTGGCAGAGCAGTTCTCCAG AGCgtttaaaatcaatgaactgaAAGCTGAAGTTACAAATCACCTGGCGGCACTGGAGAAGCGGGTAGAGT TGGAAGGACTTAAAGTAGTGGAGATCGAGAAATGCAAGAGTGACATTAAGAAGATGAGGGAGGAACTGGCAGCCAGAAACAACAG GACCAGCTGCCCCTGTAAGTACAGCTTTTTGGATAACAAGAAACTCACCCCTTGGCGCGATGTCCCCACGTATCCCAAG TACCTGCTCTCTCCGGAGACCATGGAAGCCCTGCGGAAGCCCACCTTTGATGTCTGGCTTTGGGAGCCCAACGAG ATGCTGAGCTGTTTGGAGCACATGTACCATGACCTAGGCCTGGTCAGAGACTTCAGCATCAACGCCATCACACTCCGGCGGTGGCTG CTCTGCGTGCACGACAATTACCGGGACAACCCGTTCCACAACTTCCGGCACTGCTTCTGCGTGGCACAGATGATGTACAGCATGGTCTGGCTCTGTGGGCTGCAG GAGAAACTCTCCCAAATGGACGTCTTGGTCCTGATGACTGCGGCCATCTGCCACGACCTGGACCATCCAGGATACAACAACAC GTACCAGATCAATGCCCGCACAGAGCTGGCTGTGCGTTACAATGACATCTCTCCCCTTGAGAACCACCACTGTGCCGTGGCCTTCCAGATCCTGGCACAGCCCGAGTGCAACATCTTCTCCAACGTGTCATCTGAGAGCTTCAAGCAGATCCGGCAG GGAATGATCACTTTGATCCTGGCCACTGACATGGCAAGACATGCAGAGATCCTGGACTctttcaaagagaaaatggagAGTTTTGACTACAGCAACCAGGAGCACATGACCCTG TGTCAGTACTCGTGCTGCCAGAGTGGAGTGATGGGGCGCTCCTCCAGATCGAGTTGA